In a single window of the Streptomyces sp. NBC_00285 genome:
- a CDS encoding DUF4193 domain-containing protein produces MATDYDTPRKTDDDVDSDSLEELKARRNDKSTSAVDVDEFEAAEGLELPGADLSNEELAVRVLPKQQDEFTCMTCFLVHHRSQLAREKNGQPICRDCD; encoded by the coding sequence ATGGCAACGGATTACGACACCCCACGCAAGACCGACGACGACGTTGACTCGGACAGCCTTGAAGAGCTCAAGGCCCGTCGGAACGACAAGTCGACGTCCGCCGTGGACGTCGACGAGTTCGAGGCCGCAGAAGGCCTTGAACTGCCCGGAGCGGACCTTTCGAACGAAGAATTGGCCGTCCGGGTACTGCCCAAGCAGCAGGACGAGTTCACCTGCATGACCTGCTTCCTGGTGCACCACCGCAGCCAGCTGGCCCGCGAGAAGAACGGCCAGCCGATCTGCCGCGACTGCGACTGA
- a CDS encoding DUF3093 domain-containing protein — MQPSAAPYDERLTAPRSWWLISFMVGVAFALILLPFGPLPLLGGLVGGTAVAAILASSYGSLRIRVVGDSLIAGEAKIPVSALGEAEVLDPEETRAWRTYKADTRAFLLLRAYIPTALKVEVTDPDDPTPYLYLSTREPERLAEALKAARTAAT; from the coding sequence ATGCAGCCCTCCGCCGCCCCGTACGACGAACGCCTCACCGCCCCCCGCTCCTGGTGGCTGATCTCCTTCATGGTCGGGGTCGCCTTCGCGCTGATCCTGCTCCCGTTCGGGCCGCTTCCGCTGCTCGGCGGCCTGGTCGGCGGCACCGCCGTGGCGGCGATCCTCGCGAGTTCCTACGGCTCGCTGCGCATCCGTGTCGTGGGCGACTCCCTGATCGCGGGCGAGGCGAAGATCCCGGTGTCGGCGCTGGGCGAGGCGGAGGTCCTGGACCCGGAGGAGACCCGGGCCTGGCGGACCTACAAGGCCGACACCCGTGCCTTCCTGCTGCTGCGCGCCTACATCCCCACCGCGCTGAAGGTGGAGGTCACCGATCCTGACGACCCGACGCCGTACCTGTATCTGTCGACCCGGGAGCCGGAACGGCTGGCCGAGGCGCTGAAGGCAGCCCGGACGGCCGCCACCTAG
- a CDS encoding PaaI family thioesterase, producing the protein MSGTSPALQPPADAAQPVRHPDAPAPGEPLGAHYSQCFGCGGDQPHGLHLEARAGEGVSVTAEFTVRPAHQGAPGLAHGGVLATALDETLGSLNWLLRTIAVTGRLETDFVRPVQVGTVLYLEAEVTAVAGRKIYSTATGRIGGPEGPVAVRADALFVEVKVDHFIDNGRPEEIRAAMDDPDQVRRARAFEVNP; encoded by the coding sequence GTGAGTGGTACTTCCCCGGCTCTCCAGCCTCCCGCCGACGCGGCGCAACCCGTGCGACACCCGGACGCTCCCGCGCCCGGTGAGCCGCTCGGTGCGCACTACAGCCAGTGTTTCGGCTGTGGCGGCGACCAGCCCCACGGGCTGCACCTGGAGGCGCGGGCCGGCGAGGGGGTCTCGGTCACCGCCGAGTTCACCGTGCGCCCCGCCCATCAGGGTGCTCCCGGGCTCGCCCACGGCGGGGTGCTCGCGACCGCCCTCGACGAGACCCTGGGCTCGCTCAACTGGCTGCTGCGCACCATCGCCGTGACCGGCCGCCTGGAGACCGACTTCGTCCGACCGGTGCAGGTCGGCACGGTGCTGTACCTGGAGGCCGAGGTGACGGCGGTGGCCGGGCGGAAGATCTACTCGACCGCGACCGGCCGGATCGGTGGCCCCGAGGGGCCCGTCGCGGTCCGGGCCGACGCCCTGTTCGTCGAGGTCAAGGTCGACCACTTCATCGACAACGGCCGCCCGGAGGAGATCCGGGCCGCCATGGACGACCCGGACCAGGTCCGGCGTGCCCGTGCCTTCGAGGTGAACCCGTGA